Proteins co-encoded in one Alphaproteobacteria bacterium genomic window:
- a CDS encoding type IV secretion system protein yields MMRKLLQLAFVALLLVQAAPSYADAVGGGNPAASGEIQTLDAGGSQKSCSDYGTLTGAIVPCVMYTVETAGEQMAIAFVDLLEPTIMSFLVLVITFFGVKIMQGEGQVAQRGMLLVIKIAFVLGFLQIMPSTIPMAHDIMKESSAIVAGALADEGSFTCEVGNFMKPDAGDDQLLWAQMDCLLGKLFGFVVGSNGQPNMLLAASGLGLLSGFLFAGNVGIFIFLALLGLLYTMFMFVVKTMFAYLNSFILATLLIIIAPLFIPLALMQASAQYFDKWWKGILAALIMPVMISSYVMMSLMLYDKVLFAEDSTVQQLFNEETMQEFQIFSRMLCTSMVSQSSDTGNAVAEHEGDDEATRAGRDTISDAVSGTMGRHMNCAEASAVDIDAMAEDMEGVGNRLEGMFVQILQLLIVAVVISQGFKIVQESVRNITGSSMVSSAVDPVSTMEMRMNNAIQSANQGFRGATTDLGTAEQPRNVAVGGLSGTDFLRGVPDLFTGAARGFGDGMKRE; encoded by the coding sequence ATGATGCGTAAGCTGCTACAGTTAGCTTTCGTTGCGTTACTGCTGGTACAAGCAGCGCCCAGCTATGCGGATGCTGTCGGTGGAGGCAATCCTGCTGCGTCTGGCGAAATTCAAACCTTGGATGCTGGTGGCTCTCAAAAATCCTGTAGTGACTATGGCACGCTCACAGGCGCGATTGTGCCATGTGTGATGTACACGGTTGAAACCGCAGGCGAGCAGATGGCGATTGCGTTTGTGGATTTGCTTGAACCCACCATCATGTCGTTTCTGGTGCTGGTGATTACTTTCTTCGGCGTCAAAATAATGCAAGGTGAAGGGCAGGTCGCGCAACGCGGCATGTTGCTGGTCATCAAAATTGCTTTCGTACTTGGATTCTTACAAATCATGCCAAGTACGATTCCAATGGCGCATGACATCATGAAAGAGAGTAGCGCGATTGTAGCAGGCGCGCTGGCAGATGAAGGAAGCTTCACCTGTGAAGTCGGCAACTTCATGAAACCCGATGCTGGTGATGACCAATTGCTATGGGCGCAAATGGATTGCTTGCTAGGCAAGCTGTTTGGCTTCGTCGTTGGTTCGAACGGCCAACCAAACATGTTGCTGGCAGCAAGTGGCTTGGGGCTGCTTAGCGGGTTCTTATTCGCGGGTAACGTCGGTATTTTTATATTTCTAGCCTTGCTTGGTCTACTATACACTATGTTCATGTTCGTCGTGAAAACGATGTTCGCCTATCTGAACTCCTTCATTCTTGCGACGCTACTTATTATCATCGCGCCGCTTTTCATACCCTTGGCGTTGATGCAGGCATCCGCGCAGTATTTTGACAAATGGTGGAAGGGTATACTCGCGGCATTAATCATGCCCGTGATGATTAGTAGCTACGTCATGATGTCACTGATGCTCTATGATAAGGTGCTGTTTGCAGAGGATTCAACGGTCCAGCAGCTTTTCAATGAAGAGACGATGCAGGAATTCCAAATCTTCTCACGCATGCTGTGTACAAGTATGGTGAGCCAATCGTCCGATACCGGGAACGCGGTTGCTGAGCATGAGGGTGATGATGAAGCAACGCGTGCAGGACGCGATACAATCTCGGATGCTGTTTCAGGCACGATGGGGCGTCACATGAATTGCGCAGAAGCCTCGGCAGTAGATATTGATGCGATGGCAGAAGACATGGAAGGTGTCGGCAACAGGCTTGAGGGAATGTTCGTTCAGATTCTCCAATTGCTCATTGTTGCGGTGGTCATTAGCCAAGGCTTCAAGATCGTACAAGAATCGGTACGTAACATTACGGGAAGCAGCATGGTGTCATCGGCAGTGGATCCTGTGTCGACCATGGAGATGAGAATGAATAATGCTATCCAAAGCGCCAATCAGGGCTTTAGGGGCGCAACTACGGATCTGGGAACTGCAGAACAGCCGCGTAACGTCGCTGTTGGCGGCTTGAGTGGAACAGACTTCCTTCGTGGGGTGCCAGACTTGTTTACTGGCGCGGCACGCGGATTTGGTGATGGAATGAAGCGAGAATAA